A genomic stretch from Candidatus Nitrososphaera gargensis Ga9.2 includes:
- a CDS encoding zinc ribbon domain-containing protein: protein MVKNRHLACHVLDSGWRLFKGLLNYKSKIVIEVEPAHTSIDCSKCSNKIPKSLAVRIHRCDRCDIVIDGDYNASLNILRKGLLLLLPQRLREVTPVEIPKESLKQEEAIEQIASSPKSDSFALALGLRRSAYPC, encoded by the coding sequence ATGGTAAAGAATCGTCATCTCGCATGCCATGTTTTAGATTCTGGCTGGCGGCTATTCAAAGGATTGTTAAATTACAAGTCAAAGATCGTGATAGAGGTTGAGCCGGCCCATACGTCAATTGACTGTTCAAAGTGTAGTAATAAGATACCGAAATCTTTAGCTGTTCGCATCCACAGATGCGATAGGTGTGATATAGTAATCGACGGGGATTACAATGCAAGTCTGAATATATTAAGAAAAGGTTTGCTTTTACTGCTACCGCAGAGACTGCGGGAAGTTACGCCTGTAGAGATTCCAAAGGAGTCGTTGAAGCAGGAAGAAGCTATTGAACAGATAGCAAGTTCACCTAAATCTGATTCTTTTGCTTTGGCTTTGGGTTTGCGACGATCAGCCTATCCTTGCTGA
- a CDS encoding glycosyltransferase family 4 protein, producing the protein MGIIGNMANNGYNTAKALRKFGMDVDLIITSSVLNPFAAVEWEEGIFGPEISQDNFSFETVVAAGKLWDRPKWVKYYDTWLFKNRQTLFKRWFEGLQFYDIIADYDILELHVPFPIMSPFFKVPTLVYEAGWIREFPRGNTYSDFLACRGYAKADRILVTNIDMWRIFDSLDYIGKDRVLYMPFSIDYERYCPMDMIELRRKVAKDNEIILLNPSRQHWEYKGNDKVFKALKKLSTEYDNVKLWAAEWGKDLSKSKSLIQELGLVDKVLWFPPVAKPKLIEYFNAADIILDQFAEPSDKHQIWGPWGTAALEAMSCGRPLLMYYDLEGVDRYVGEKPYAVHSLSIEDIYRNLKMLIESPSFREEVGKKSREWVKRMHGPEVVARKYQQLISVL; encoded by the coding sequence ATGGGAATAATCGGAAACATGGCCAACAATGGCTACAATACTGCAAAGGCATTGAGAAAATTTGGAATGGATGTAGATCTTATAATTACATCCTCTGTTTTAAACCCGTTTGCGGCCGTAGAATGGGAAGAAGGCATATTTGGGCCTGAGATTAGTCAAGACAACTTTAGTTTTGAGACTGTCGTTGCTGCAGGCAAGCTGTGGGATAGGCCAAAATGGGTAAAGTATTACGATACTTGGCTTTTTAAAAATCGCCAGACACTCTTTAAAAGATGGTTCGAAGGTCTGCAATTTTACGATATTATTGCTGACTATGATATTTTAGAGTTGCATGTTCCATTTCCCATAATGTCTCCATTTTTCAAGGTCCCAACTTTGGTCTATGAAGCTGGTTGGATAAGAGAATTCCCGCGTGGAAACACGTATTCTGACTTTTTGGCCTGCAGAGGCTATGCAAAAGCCGACCGAATACTTGTGACAAATATTGACATGTGGAGAATTTTTGATTCACTTGACTACATAGGTAAGGATAGGGTGTTGTACATGCCTTTTAGCATAGATTATGAAAGATACTGTCCAATGGATATGATCGAGCTTAGAAGAAAGGTGGCAAAGGACAATGAAATAATTCTTTTAAACCCTTCAAGGCAGCACTGGGAATATAAAGGAAATGATAAAGTCTTCAAAGCACTCAAGAAATTATCAACGGAATATGATAACGTCAAATTATGGGCAGCAGAGTGGGGTAAGGATCTGTCAAAAAGCAAATCTCTCATCCAAGAACTTGGGCTCGTAGATAAAGTGTTATGGTTCCCGCCAGTTGCAAAGCCAAAGCTGATTGAGTATTTCAATGCAGCTGATATCATTCTGGATCAGTTCGCCGAACCATCAGACAAGCATCAGATCTGGGGTCCATGGGGAACAGCTGCATTGGAAGCAATGTCGTGCGGCCGACCATTGCTTATGTACTATGATCTAGAGGGAGTGGATAGATACGTGGGGGAAAAACCGTATGCCGTGCACTCACTTTCAATCGAAGATATTTACAGAAATTTAAAAATGCTGATAGAAAGCCCTTCATTTAGAGAAGAGGTTGGAAAGAAGAGCCGAGAATGGGTAAAAAGAATGCATGGGCCTGAAGTAGTGGCAAGAAAATATCAACAACTGATTAGTGTACTATAA
- a CDS encoding class I SAM-dependent methyltransferase codes for MEGTSWKLQDMSAEDSTAHIYDYLYHRTHFARCMYRNFAKTINRHTKGGRILELGCGVAYLSGILSADTTLDRYCMDFAYNMLKKAKTRCSQCVQADMEYLPYSDKSFDAVFVSSALHHFPYLENVVKETQRILKPNGHLFIQEPNDHHLHFTKPLAIMHECLRKLGVRQYPDVSKLEVKPSEHHAPLPIDMVVASLQNNGFSIVNQKYLYYSSYLFSVFDNRLVHWLSRIPDKYYVNKLHDGYLFMIIGRRQ; via the coding sequence ATGGAGGGAACATCATGGAAACTTCAAGATATGTCTGCAGAGGATTCGACTGCTCATATATACGATTATCTTTATCACAGAACTCATTTCGCTCGATGCATGTATAGGAATTTCGCCAAAACTATTAATCGGCATACAAAAGGTGGCCGGATTTTGGAGTTAGGATGTGGTGTCGCATACCTATCTGGCATATTATCAGCTGACACAACCCTTGACAGATATTGTATGGATTTTGCATACAATATGTTGAAAAAAGCAAAAACACGCTGTTCTCAATGCGTGCAAGCAGATATGGAGTATCTGCCTTATTCTGATAAAAGTTTTGATGCTGTCTTTGTTAGCAGTGCACTCCACCACTTTCCTTACTTAGAGAACGTTGTCAAAGAGACCCAGCGTATCCTTAAGCCTAATGGCCATCTTTTCATACAGGAGCCTAACGATCATCATTTACACTTCACGAAACCACTTGCGATAATGCATGAATGTCTAAGAAAGCTGGGTGTTAGACAATATCCTGATGTTTCTAAATTGGAAGTAAAACCAAGCGAACATCATGCACCATTGCCTATAGATATGGTTGTTGCATCATTACAAAACAACGGCTTTAGTATAGTAAATCAAAAATACCTTTACTATAGCTCTTACCTTTTTTCAGTCTTTGATAATAGACTAGTACACTGGCTAAGCAGAATTCCTGATAAATACTATGTAAATAAACTACATGATGGATATTTATTTATGATTATCGGGCGGCGTCAATAA
- a CDS encoding S6e family ribosomal protein translates to MAQFKLVISDTKGRTISQELKDRAAQPLVGSRIGSIIDASIIGVAGGKLKITGGSDKSGTPMRGDVHGGVKKYVLLSTGVGNRSEARMRKLVRGNMVTEEIYQLNCMLIEGTLPQKQQATEAAAAPETITAAESAKKKK, encoded by the coding sequence TTGGCCCAGTTCAAACTGGTCATCTCGGACACAAAAGGCAGAACAATTTCGCAGGAGCTCAAGGACAGGGCTGCACAGCCACTGGTGGGCTCTAGGATAGGCAGCATCATTGATGCCTCGATAATTGGGGTGGCCGGTGGCAAGCTCAAGATAACAGGTGGCAGCGACAAGTCCGGCACGCCCATGCGCGGCGACGTCCACGGTGGCGTCAAGAAATATGTCCTACTCTCGACCGGCGTCGGCAACAGAAGCGAGGCAAGGATGAGAAAGCTGGTAAGGGGAAACATGGTCACAGAGGAGATCTACCAGCTGAACTGCATGCTGATTGAAGGCACTCTGCCTCAAAAGCAGCAGGCTACTGAAGCTGCAGCAGCACCAGAGACAATAACAGCCGCCGAGTCGGCAAAGAAAAAGAAGTAG
- a CDS encoding translation initiation factor IF-2 subunit gamma has translation MHWKETLPDWYIKEYGYQPCVNIGTSGHVDHGKTTLIEAITGVWTSAHSEELRRGITIKVGYADAAFYKCPKCPTPEAYGTQPKCNNCGGKSELQRVVSFVDSPGHESLMANMLSGAALMDGAILVVAANEKVPQPQTREHLLALSVLGIQQIVLVQNKADLAEYDEALDNYKQIKDFVKGSVAEKAPIIPVSAQHKLNIDALIEAIENNIKTPARTKNVEPIMHVLRSFDVNKPGTSIKQVKGGIIGGALVQGEFNVGDEIEVRPGLLDEKKGKYEPITSQISTLGTGAGLVDAVKPGGLVAIGTKLDPTFTKSDSLIGSLVGKPGMLPKAVEDITVETHLFDTAVGTAEMVKVEPIKVREPIRLNIGTAASVGTVTNVRDSKIEVKLKKPVCLMPKSRVALSRRIAERWRLIGSGIAV, from the coding sequence TTGCACTGGAAAGAGACTCTGCCGGATTGGTATATCAAGGAATATGGCTACCAGCCCTGCGTTAACATCGGCACTTCGGGCCACGTTGACCATGGCAAGACCACGCTTATAGAAGCCATCACAGGCGTCTGGACCAGCGCCCACAGCGAAGAGCTGCGCAGGGGTATCACGATCAAGGTCGGGTATGCCGATGCGGCGTTTTACAAATGTCCCAAATGCCCGACCCCCGAAGCCTACGGCACACAGCCAAAATGCAACAACTGCGGCGGCAAGAGCGAGCTCCAGCGGGTGGTAAGTTTTGTTGATTCGCCTGGTCATGAAAGCCTAATGGCTAACATGCTCTCTGGCGCAGCGCTCATGGATGGCGCGATACTTGTAGTAGCGGCAAACGAAAAGGTGCCGCAGCCGCAGACAAGGGAGCACTTACTTGCACTTTCTGTCCTTGGTATCCAGCAGATAGTGCTTGTTCAGAACAAGGCTGATCTTGCAGAGTACGACGAGGCTCTTGACAATTACAAACAGATTAAGGACTTTGTAAAGGGAAGCGTTGCAGAAAAAGCTCCAATTATCCCAGTATCGGCCCAGCACAAACTCAACATCGACGCACTTATTGAGGCTATTGAAAACAACATCAAGACGCCGGCGAGAACCAAGAATGTCGAGCCAATAATGCATGTCCTGCGCTCATTTGATGTGAACAAGCCCGGCACGTCTATCAAACAAGTCAAGGGCGGCATCATTGGGGGTGCGCTAGTGCAGGGCGAGTTCAACGTTGGCGACGAAATTGAGGTCCGCCCCGGGCTCTTGGACGAAAAGAAAGGTAAGTACGAGCCCATAACCTCCCAAATTTCAACACTTGGTACCGGAGCCGGCTTGGTCGACGCAGTCAAGCCCGGTGGTCTTGTGGCTATAGGCACGAAACTAGATCCTACGTTTACAAAGAGCGACTCGCTCATAGGCTCGCTGGTAGGCAAGCCTGGCATGCTTCCAAAAGCCGTTGAAGACATCACAGTGGAGACACACCTATTTGATACAGCCGTTGGCACTGCCGAGATGGTCAAGGTAGAGCCGATCAAGGTAAGAGAGCCTATCAGGCTCAACATCGGCACGGCCGCGAGTGTCGGCACAGTGACAAATGTGCGGGACAGCAAGATTGAAGTAAAGCTGAAAAAGCCGGTATGCCTGATGCCAAAGAGCAGGGTCGCCCTCAGCAGGAGGATAGCCGAGAGGTGGCGCCTCATTGGGTCAGGGATAGCCGTGTAA
- a CDS encoding methionyl-tRNA formyltransferase, with the protein MLRVLFLGTRQLGYEGLKAIIDKGHKVVAICTEDYAITEGYSYNHFQELAAKYGIPFFKTDKINNDKYYAIFKSLKPDIGVSLYWRRLVREPVVSLPRLGFINAHPADLPKYRGFAATSWSILLGDDITCMCIHKMVDNPQADVGDIYKKGYVKIDKNTTIKTLWEKLVPLTIKLTLEVMDELEKGTAKAEKQDESKAINAYPRLPRDGEINWSLSAVEIDRLIRAVTSPYPGAFTFYTGPFVENARERSDIRKKLFIWKAHVLENPPKFVGMPGHVVRLNDDGTVWVTTGNGILVLDEIQLDGGDIIKPTELLKSVQIRFGLEISEEIILLHEKIQSLRAEIAELKREKGVNSNQDD; encoded by the coding sequence TTGTTAAGGGTACTTTTTTTGGGCACCCGCCAGCTGGGCTACGAAGGACTGAAGGCCATCATTGACAAGGGACATAAGGTAGTTGCAATTTGCACTGAAGATTATGCAATTACCGAAGGATATTCATATAATCATTTTCAAGAGCTTGCTGCAAAATATGGAATTCCATTCTTCAAGACTGATAAGATAAATAACGACAAATATTACGCGATTTTTAAATCGCTCAAACCTGACATTGGTGTTAGTCTCTATTGGAGGAGACTAGTAAGGGAACCGGTAGTCTCGTTGCCAAGGCTTGGCTTCATTAATGCACATCCTGCTGATCTGCCCAAGTACCGGGGTTTTGCTGCCACCAGTTGGTCAATACTTTTGGGTGATGATATCACCTGTATGTGTATTCACAAGATGGTGGACAATCCACAAGCAGATGTAGGCGATATTTACAAGAAAGGCTATGTAAAGATAGACAAGAATACGACGATCAAAACCCTGTGGGAAAAGCTGGTTCCGCTGACTATAAAATTAACACTTGAGGTAATGGATGAATTGGAAAAGGGGACAGCAAAAGCAGAGAAACAAGATGAATCAAAAGCGATTAATGCATATCCCCGGCTGCCAAGAGACGGGGAGATCAACTGGTCTCTTTCTGCAGTAGAGATCGACAGGTTGATCAGAGCTGTCACATCGCCATATCCCGGCGCGTTTACATTCTATACTGGACCTTTTGTAGAGAATGCAAGAGAAAGGTCCGATATTAGAAAAAAATTGTTCATTTGGAAAGCGCATGTCCTAGAGAACCCTCCCAAATTCGTTGGAATGCCGGGTCACGTAGTAAGGCTGAATGATGATGGGACGGTCTGGGTAACGACAGGCAATGGAATACTTGTACTTGATGAAATTCAACTCGATGGAGGCGATATTATAAAACCAACGGAGCTGCTAAAGAGCGTTCAGATCAGATTTGGTTTAGAAATAAGTGAAGAGATTATTTTACTTCATGAGAAAATCCAATCTTTAAGAGCAGAGATAGCAGAATTAAAGAGAGAAAAAGGAGTGAATAGCAATCAAGATGACTAA
- a CDS encoding PIN domain-containing protein encodes MDILCDTSFLMVLVSKPIKQVDKIESQLGRLDFLVPDIVKDELERLVEKAGPKRSTLAKTALELAQAKFKMVKVAKAQHVDDSIIDYAIKHKCAVATIDTNLRRRLIASDVLVLTLSKDRLIVANPKPKQKNQI; translated from the coding sequence ATGGACATCCTCTGCGATACTAGCTTTTTGATGGTCCTTGTCTCAAAGCCTATCAAGCAGGTTGATAAAATAGAGTCGCAGCTTGGTCGGCTTGACTTCCTTGTGCCGGACATTGTAAAAGACGAGCTTGAGCGCCTTGTTGAAAAGGCCGGCCCAAAGAGGTCCACGCTTGCCAAGACAGCGCTCGAGCTTGCCCAGGCGAAATTCAAGATGGTGAAAGTAGCAAAGGCACAACACGTCGATGATTCGATAATTGATTACGCCATCAAGCACAAGTGCGCTGTTGCAACTATTGATACTAACCTTCGCCGCAGGCTCATTGCAAGTGATGTATTGGTGCTCACGCTCAGCAAGGATAGGCTGATCGTCGCAAACCCAAAGCCAAAGCAAAAGAATCAGATTTAG
- a CDS encoding zinc-domain-containing protein, whose protein sequence is MLEAKCPECGRKAQVNDEMSEVKCGHCGFSATYDDYIEIMKGKAVDIADNFQASWDRNPF, encoded by the coding sequence ATGCTTGAGGCAAAGTGCCCAGAGTGTGGCAGAAAGGCGCAGGTGAACGACGAGATGTCCGAGGTAAAATGTGGGCATTGCGGCTTTTCTGCTACCTATGATGACTATATCGAGATAATGAAGGGCAAGGCAGTCGATATTGCCGACAACTTTCAGGCAAGCTGGGACAGGAATCCTTTCTAG
- a CDS encoding helix-turn-helix domain-containing protein, with protein MLRNCKFRLHPTNQQAAKLMSALDAYAGGSITVLSNLQATEFYHAMI; from the coding sequence ATGCTTCGCAATTGTAAGTTCAGACTTCATCCAACTAATCAGCAAGCAGCCAAGCTCATGAGTGCATTAGACGCATATGCAGGTGGGTCTATAACCGTTTTGTCAAACTTACAGGCAACAGAATTCTATCACGCAATGATATGA
- a CDS encoding glycosyltransferase family A protein, whose protein sequence is MSYKSPRYWALVTVKNGEMTIVESLESIMRQSVEPSLVCVVNDGSTDSTSNLLFKLKDSYQNIHIITLEDKGYDSRRIVHNWNIACDYVKKSGKEYDYLLISSDDVVLPKEYVERLIQEMSIDPKLAVVSGNRGLAQSDFISLPEGAGRLIRVSFFSQIGYRHPPYYGYEPWILYKALQMGYRIRKLADLKYEHKRTFGVGHQFIEYGPAMRCLGYHPIFVLARVVRNILTNKTGISKSASLRMLFDYLFEGKWKDDPYFQYFDPELREFIRNLQKQRLFRKLTMI, encoded by the coding sequence TTGAGCTACAAAAGTCCTAGATATTGGGCGCTTGTAACAGTAAAAAATGGCGAAATGACAATTGTAGAATCACTTGAATCAATCATGAGACAAAGTGTTGAACCGTCCCTTGTTTGCGTAGTAAATGATGGTTCAACAGACTCGACATCCAACCTCTTATTCAAATTAAAGGATAGCTACCAAAATATCCACATAATCACTTTGGAGGACAAAGGTTATGACAGTAGAAGAATTGTCCATAACTGGAATATCGCATGCGATTACGTAAAGAAATCTGGCAAAGAATATGATTATTTATTGATATCTAGTGACGACGTAGTGCTTCCCAAAGAATATGTGGAGAGATTGATACAAGAGATGTCAATAGATCCAAAACTTGCCGTGGTCTCTGGCAACAGAGGCTTGGCACAATCCGATTTCATTTCTCTACCGGAAGGTGCTGGGAGACTAATCAGGGTCTCATTCTTTAGCCAGATAGGATACAGACACCCTCCCTATTACGGGTATGAGCCTTGGATACTGTACAAAGCACTTCAGATGGGGTACCGTATAAGAAAATTAGCCGATCTTAAGTATGAGCACAAAAGAACATTTGGTGTAGGTCATCAATTTATTGAATATGGACCAGCCATGAGATGCTTAGGATATCACCCCATTTTTGTTCTTGCGCGTGTAGTGAGGAATATTCTGACTAACAAAACAGGAATATCCAAGAGCGCAAGCCTACGCATGTTATTTGACTACTTGTTTGAAGGAAAATGGAAAGATGACCCTTATTTCCAGTATTTCGACCCCGAGCTTAGAGAGTTCATCAGAAACCTGCAAAAGCAGAGATTATTTAGAAAATTGACAATGATATAG
- a CDS encoding asparagine synthase-related protein yields the protein MLKVLMKSDLDSISRVLTLRYDPLEKPVRKPLISSDFTPYSSYGEDVEASILDLIKKELLNKYDELKLKNVSLALSAGVDSRLTLAMIRTVLPDVKIDCISVGFGDKEDEVSQAKEISRVYDCNFHNIILDEVLSDLPKLIAIVKKPKWNLYQFYPLEHGKKYSNVFYTGDGGDELFGGYTFRYHKFLSLLPRDKGWKTKVKLYLSCHERDWVPDQNKMFGSAVKFSWEKIYELFRPYFSNDLEPLNQIFFADFNGKLLYDWLPANFAFADFLKIRIESIFLTSTMIDFATHIPPDKKYDLRTRIGKLPLRSILIKHKGNEKMMEPVKKGFSIDLISLWNRHAKEIVSAYVNAESEVVRNKIIDKDWITISTRKLEEKNSDLRHRYINKMLSILALEIWYRLFISKSLNSRQKL from the coding sequence ATGCTAAAAGTCCTTATGAAATCAGATTTGGATAGCATTTCAAGAGTTTTAACCCTTAGATACGATCCTCTTGAGAAACCAGTAAGAAAACCTCTAATCTCTTCAGATTTTACACCTTACAGTTCATATGGAGAGGATGTTGAAGCCAGTATCTTAGACTTAATCAAAAAAGAACTTTTGAACAAGTACGATGAGCTCAAGTTGAAGAATGTGTCTCTAGCGCTGAGCGCAGGTGTAGACTCTAGGTTAACCCTTGCAATGATAAGAACTGTTTTGCCAGATGTCAAAATCGATTGCATAAGTGTTGGTTTTGGCGATAAAGAAGATGAGGTTTCACAGGCAAAAGAAATCTCTAGAGTTTACGATTGCAACTTTCATAATATAATCTTAGATGAGGTTTTGTCAGACTTGCCAAAATTGATAGCGATAGTGAAGAAGCCTAAATGGAACCTCTACCAGTTTTACCCACTTGAGCATGGCAAAAAGTATTCAAATGTCTTTTATACGGGAGATGGCGGCGACGAATTATTTGGGGGATATACATTTCGTTATCACAAATTTCTTTCATTATTGCCAAGAGATAAAGGATGGAAGACAAAGGTCAAGCTATACTTGTCATGTCACGAACGCGACTGGGTCCCGGATCAAAACAAGATGTTTGGGTCGGCAGTCAAGTTTTCATGGGAAAAGATCTATGAATTGTTTAGGCCTTATTTTAGTAATGATCTTGAACCTTTGAATCAAATTTTTTTTGCTGATTTCAACGGAAAATTGCTTTACGATTGGTTGCCAGCGAATTTCGCATTTGCAGATTTCCTAAAAATTAGGATTGAATCGATATTTCTGACAAGCACTATGATCGATTTTGCTACGCATATTCCACCAGATAAAAAGTATGATCTAAGAACGAGAATTGGGAAGCTACCGTTACGTTCGATTTTGATTAAACATAAGGGCAATGAAAAAATGATGGAGCCTGTAAAAAAAGGGTTTTCTATAGACTTGATTTCTCTATGGAACAGACATGCAAAAGAAATAGTATCAGCATATGTAAATGCGGAAAGTGAAGTAGTTAGAAATAAAATTATTGATAAAGATTGGATAACAATATCAACCCGAAAACTCGAGGAGAAGAACTCTGACCTAAGACATCGTTACATCAATAAAATGCTGTCTATCCTAGCTTTAGAAATTTGGTATCGCCTATTTATCAGCAAGAGCCTAAATTCAAGACAAAAATTATGA
- a CDS encoding transposase yields the protein MFSFCTSYRKSSKLSGHIELDEAMFGGRRKGCKRGWGAEGKKTLVFGIYRRRNGKVITFPVSDRRKEKTLIPLIRQHTGKGSLYIIQTTILHMPH from the coding sequence ATCTTCTCCTTTTGTACGAGCTACAGGAAATCAAGCAAGCTATCTGGCCATATAGAGCTGGACGAAGCCATGTTTGGTGGTCGAAGAAAGGGCTGTAAACGCGGCTGGGGCGCTGAGGGAAAAAAGACACTCGTGTTTGGCATTTACAGAAGAAGGAATGGCAAGGTTATCACGTTTCCCGTATCTGACAGGAGAAAGGAGAAGACGTTGATTCCGCTGATACGACAGCATACCGGAAAAGGCTCGTTATATATTATTCAGACGACCATACTGCATATGCCACACTGA
- a CDS encoding polysaccharide deacetylase WbmS family protein, which translates to MIALTADTDWVPEKILNYFLDILDEYDATITIFATHEIDGRHHEIALHPNLETTYNKEKYQRHTSLETAEKLKKTFPQAIGMRSHGLNVCTDMLLFLPKIGLKYDSSYIMPFQDGIKPYIIYPGVLEIPIYWMDIEIMRFGKSLRFDSSVLREQQKSSTVYVYDFHPSHVFTNTCSLDFYYNTYRPNYHNVDFLEDQRNTKEFGAQDALVEMLEILDNSDLHLMSEIYEHFRNGQNSERI; encoded by the coding sequence ATGATCGCGCTCACTGCTGATACTGATTGGGTTCCAGAAAAAATCCTGAATTATTTTCTTGATATACTTGACGAATATGATGCAACAATTACTATTTTTGCAACACACGAGATCGACGGAAGACATCATGAAATTGCCTTACATCCAAACCTTGAAACCACATACAACAAGGAAAAATATCAGCGGCATACTTCACTTGAAACGGCAGAAAAATTGAAGAAGACCTTTCCACAGGCAATAGGCATGAGGTCACATGGTCTAAATGTCTGCACAGACATGCTTTTGTTTTTGCCAAAAATAGGGCTGAAATACGACTCTTCTTATATAATGCCATTTCAAGATGGAATCAAACCATACATCATTTATCCGGGAGTTCTTGAGATCCCAATCTATTGGATGGATATAGAAATAATGAGATTTGGCAAGTCTTTAAGATTCGATTCCAGTGTTCTAAGAGAACAACAAAAAAGTAGCACGGTATATGTTTACGATTTTCATCCTTCCCATGTTTTCACAAATACCTGTTCACTGGATTTTTATTACAATACTTATCGACCAAATTACCACAATGTTGACTTTTTAGAAGATCAACGCAATACAAAGGAGTTTGGAGCTCAGGATGCTCTTGTTGAGATGTTAGAAATTCTGGATAACTCTGATCTACATCTAATGAGTGAAATATATGAGCACTTTCGAAATGGCCAGAATTCTGAGAGGATTTGA
- a CDS encoding MBL fold metallo-hydrolase: MLDFNGVSFHWLGHDGFKIIAGGKTIYTDPYQLSRAQHSKNDADIVFISHNHFDHLSMDDLKHVIGKKTTVVAAKECIEQLKAAGAAEIKGVAPGDRLTVQDLPVEVIAAYNTNKKFHPKEDGKVGFVFTVGGNMRIYHTGDTDDIPEMSATKPDVALVPVSGTYVMTAEEAARAVNEKIKPKKLAIPMHYGSIVGSDQDATKFKQLVTACPVRILNRE; this comes from the coding sequence ATGCTAGACTTTAACGGAGTCAGCTTTCACTGGCTTGGCCATGACGGCTTTAAAATAATAGCCGGTGGCAAGACCATCTATACCGACCCATATCAGCTTTCAAGAGCGCAGCACAGTAAAAACGATGCCGATATTGTGTTCATTTCGCACAACCACTTTGACCACCTCAGTATGGATGACCTCAAGCACGTGATTGGCAAAAAGACCACTGTCGTGGCTGCCAAAGAATGCATTGAGCAGCTAAAGGCTGCCGGCGCCGCAGAAATAAAGGGAGTCGCGCCGGGCGATAGACTGACTGTTCAGGACTTGCCCGTAGAGGTCATTGCAGCATATAATACCAACAAAAAGTTCCATCCAAAGGAAGACGGCAAGGTGGGGTTTGTATTTACTGTAGGCGGTAACATGCGCATATATCACACGGGCGACACAGACGACATTCCTGAAATGAGCGCGACCAAACCGGACGTAGCGCTGGTGCCTGTATCGGGGACGTACGTCATGACTGCAGAAGAAGCGGCCAGGGCAGTGAACGAAAAGATCAAGCCAAAGAAACTGGCGATCCCGATGCATTATGGGTCAATAGTCGGTAGCGATCAGGACGCGACAAAGTTTAAACAACTTGTTACTGCATGCCCTGTCCGGATCCTTAACCGCGAGTAA
- a CDS encoding dual specificity protein phosphatase 23: MTKIGDAYRRLHGMVTDRPTNFSWVIEGKLAGCGLPVSEDEFGWVIDQGIRSIVTVREVPLPSDWFNGSDIDYLHLAVEDFGAPSIEELAQAVDFIDQQISSGRPVMVHCAAGKGRTGAVLAAYLVKKQNLAADQAIDMIRNMRPGSVQSISQETAVLMYEKYLKSKK, from the coding sequence TTGACAAAGATAGGTGACGCTTACCGGAGGCTCCATGGCATGGTAACAGACAGGCCCACCAACTTTAGCTGGGTCATAGAGGGCAAGCTGGCAGGTTGTGGCCTGCCAGTATCTGAGGACGAGTTTGGGTGGGTGATCGACCAAGGGATCAGGTCTATCGTCACCGTGAGAGAAGTCCCGCTGCCGTCAGATTGGTTTAATGGGAGCGATATTGACTACCTGCATCTGGCAGTCGAAGACTTTGGCGCGCCTAGCATCGAAGAGCTCGCGCAGGCAGTCGACTTTATCGACCAGCAGATAAGCAGTGGCCGGCCCGTAATGGTTCACTGCGCCGCCGGCAAGGGCAGGACTGGCGCTGTGCTTGCTGCGTACCTTGTCAAAAAGCAGAACCTTGCCGCGGATCAGGCCATTGACATGATAAGGAACATGAGGCCCGGCTCGGTGCAGTCGATATCACAAGAAACCGCGGTGTTGATGTACGAGAAATACCTGAAGAGTAAAAAGTAA